A window of the Streptomyces sp. Ag109_O5-10 genome harbors these coding sequences:
- a CDS encoding TetR family transcriptional regulator, whose translation MSSSSVAPPAKPPMRDALVAAAFRLFLERGYEQTTVDDIVSLAGVGRRSFFRYFPSKEDVVFPDHEGCLADMTAFLAAGDPECEPVWRVCDAARLVLRMYAENPTFSVQRYRLTKQVPGLRAYELSVVWRYERALAEYLRGRYAGRPDGTLRADVVAAAVVAAHNNALRSWLRSDGRIDADETVGHALGYVQAAFGTPAAGPAAATAPAALFGGPAEHPDDVVVLVSRRDAPLWRVVQEIETAFGRA comes from the coding sequence ATGAGCTCCAGCAGCGTGGCACCGCCCGCCAAGCCGCCCATGCGGGACGCCCTGGTCGCGGCGGCCTTCCGGCTCTTCCTGGAGCGCGGGTACGAGCAGACGACCGTGGACGACATCGTCTCCCTCGCGGGAGTCGGGCGCCGGTCCTTCTTCCGCTACTTCCCCTCCAAGGAGGACGTGGTCTTCCCCGACCACGAGGGATGCCTGGCCGACATGACCGCCTTCCTCGCGGCCGGCGACCCGGAGTGCGAGCCGGTATGGCGGGTCTGCGACGCGGCGCGGCTGGTGCTGCGGATGTACGCGGAGAACCCGACCTTCTCGGTGCAGCGCTACCGCCTCACCAAACAGGTCCCGGGGCTGCGCGCGTACGAGCTGTCGGTGGTGTGGCGCTACGAGCGCGCGCTCGCCGAGTACCTGCGCGGCCGGTACGCCGGCCGCCCCGACGGAACGCTGCGGGCGGATGTCGTGGCGGCGGCCGTCGTCGCGGCGCACAACAACGCGCTCCGCTCCTGGCTGCGTTCGGACGGCCGGATCGACGCGGACGAGACGGTCGGCCACGCCCTCGGGTACGTGCAGGCCGCGTTCGGCACCCCGGCCGCCGGTCCCGCGGCGGCCACGGCGCCGGCCGCGCTGTTCGGCGGCCCGGCGGAACACCCGGACGACGTGGTCGTCCTCGTCTCCCGGCGGGACGCCCCGCTGTGGCGGGTGGTCCAGGAGATCGAGACCGCGTTCGGCCGCGCCTGA
- a CDS encoding peptidoglycan-binding protein codes for MSTPPDPEQPHRGPVLEPVRVLRPRRLDTLAELMREFHADAEAAERTRATRDARDAKEGKAAGNGGPADFEAFEPAAGSGTGAGSFGSGTEDETQELPPVTDGPRTAPGSGGYGHGADPSRAFGFGPGLRRAAVVVAVGAAALVGFGCALLLPGREGTAEAAQPSGSASTAPVSTPPASDTSTDPDGAGTLRQGDTGPGVVELEQRLLRIPDVYRDGSTGGTYDAALTAAVERFQVWYGISGDERGVYGDDTRRALESRTGLSGG; via the coding sequence GTGTCGACACCGCCTGACCCTGAACAGCCGCACCGCGGGCCGGTCCTGGAACCGGTCCGGGTCCTGCGCCCCCGACGGCTCGACACCCTCGCGGAGCTGATGCGGGAGTTCCACGCGGACGCGGAGGCGGCCGAGCGGACGCGGGCGACGAGAGACGCGAGAGACGCGAAGGAAGGAAAGGCGGCGGGGAACGGCGGCCCCGCGGACTTCGAGGCCTTCGAACCGGCAGCCGGTTCCGGCACCGGCGCCGGGTCCTTCGGCTCCGGCACGGAGGACGAGACACAAGAACTGCCGCCCGTCACCGACGGCCCGCGCACCGCGCCAGGCAGCGGCGGATACGGCCACGGCGCCGACCCGTCCCGTGCCTTCGGCTTCGGGCCGGGACTGCGTCGGGCCGCCGTCGTGGTGGCCGTCGGCGCGGCCGCCCTGGTCGGCTTCGGCTGTGCGTTGCTGCTGCCCGGCCGGGAGGGCACAGCCGAGGCCGCGCAGCCGTCCGGGTCGGCCAGCACGGCACCGGTCTCCACCCCGCCGGCGTCGGACACCTCCACCGACCCCGACGGCGCCGGCACCCTCCGCCAGGGCGACACCGGCCCCGGGGTCGTCGAGCTGGAGCAACGCCTGCTGCGCATCCCGGACGTCTACCGCGACGGTTCCACCGGCGGCACCTACGACGCCGCCCTGACCGCCGCCGTGGAGCGGTTCCAGGTCTGGTACGGCATCAGCGGCGACGAACGCGGTGTCTACGGCGACGACACCCGCCGCGCCCTGGAGTCCCGCACCGGCCTCAGCGGTGGCTGA
- a CDS encoding type 1 glutamine amidotransferase domain-containing protein: MRVLMPLPDRDFDVTEVAVPWRELTRAGHEVVFATERPGTRPAADPRLLTGVLFGQLGAEDEPKRFYEQLTAAPEFTDTVGWSGLDVTGFDGLLLPGGHAPGMRQYLGSPELRDQVGRFWALGRPVGAICHGVLVLARTGDPATGRSVLSGRRTTCLPKYMERTAYLTTAWRLGRYYRTYPAYVEDEVRAALADPAAQFEHGPRELTRRGTATDDTHAFVVQDGTYLSARWPGDAYLFARRYLDLLDRALR; the protein is encoded by the coding sequence ATGCGTGTGCTGATGCCGCTTCCCGACCGGGACTTCGACGTGACCGAGGTGGCCGTGCCCTGGCGGGAGCTGACCCGGGCCGGCCACGAGGTCGTCTTCGCCACCGAACGCCCCGGCACCCGGCCGGCGGCCGACCCCCGGCTGCTCACCGGCGTCCTGTTCGGGCAGCTCGGCGCCGAGGACGAACCCAAGCGGTTCTACGAACAGCTCACCGCAGCACCGGAGTTCACGGACACGGTCGGCTGGTCCGGCCTCGATGTCACCGGTTTCGACGGACTGCTGCTGCCCGGCGGCCACGCGCCCGGCATGCGCCAGTACCTCGGTTCGCCCGAACTGCGCGACCAGGTGGGGAGGTTCTGGGCGCTCGGCCGCCCGGTCGGCGCGATCTGCCACGGCGTCCTCGTCCTCGCCCGCACCGGGGACCCGGCCACCGGGCGCAGCGTCCTGTCCGGCCGCCGTACCACCTGCCTGCCCAAGTACATGGAACGCACCGCGTACCTGACCACCGCGTGGCGCCTGGGGCGCTACTACCGGACCTATCCCGCCTACGTCGAGGACGAGGTGCGGGCCGCCCTCGCCGACCCGGCCGCCCAGTTCGAGCACGGCCCCCGCGAGCTCACCCGGCGCGGCACCGCGACCGACGACACGCACGCCTTCGTCGTCCAGGACGGCACCTATCTGTCGGCCCGGTGGCCCGGTGACGCGTATCTGTTCGCGCGGCGGTACCTCGACCTGCTCGACCGAGCGCTCCGCTGA
- a CDS encoding DUF4440 domain-containing protein, which produces MNDESAQVEAAIAGELRLMDPEVRASRELAAELLDPEFVEVGASGRRYGYEQLIAELPDKAGASAAGPRYEPSGMTGVVLAPGLVLVTFEARLGDRRSRHSSLWRRRDERSGWRMYYHHATVVPPGVE; this is translated from the coding sequence ATGAACGATGAATCAGCCCAGGTCGAGGCCGCGATCGCAGGCGAGCTGCGGCTCATGGATCCCGAGGTGCGCGCCTCCCGGGAGCTGGCGGCAGAGCTGCTGGACCCGGAGTTCGTGGAGGTGGGCGCGTCCGGCCGCAGGTACGGCTACGAGCAGCTGATCGCCGAACTGCCTGACAAGGCGGGCGCGTCGGCGGCCGGCCCCCGCTACGAGCCGTCCGGCATGACCGGCGTCGTCCTCGCTCCCGGGCTGGTCCTGGTGACTTTCGAGGCCCGCCTCGGCGACCGCCGTTCCCGGCACAGCTCACTGTGGCGCCGACGCGACGAGCGGAGCGGCTGGCGGATGTACTACCACCACGCCACGGTCGTACCGCCCGGCGTCGAGTGA
- a CDS encoding SpoIIE family protein phosphatase, translating to MTSEYVPAVDSGAVAEPAALARIVSRQRAELDRLRESAATSAVVERAKGALMATAGCSPDAAHEALAQRAEAGNRTLLEECWLTLGALMPTPPAATAPAPEPLAPNPSPGAPAPTGTAEVLSRLGRALLHVGSRQELAEVLHEHLAPRIDADAVLLYRRLPSGGLELAGHAGLDATLATRWHKVPPLRGIAPLEVLTAGEPLWLEHFAEDRQVYQLIDEPPGHWRSRAWVPVTADTVLGVLRRPEAAFGQADRELLQSVARLVAGHLGVPAAPVTSDLATAVQPVLDALPGATVLLVPLRTAAGEVEDYRIEAATPGAVDILGRTGRELIGSHVLESYPSVAGESLWQAYLKVLAGGEPYEGEPFVYEEIVAGVTVTATYSVRAARLGDGLLVTWLRHDTEERQEQRLAELQRLGNLGWANWNLVTRQVNWSSQVYTILGRDPGRGAVPLDLLPDLVLPEDAHALARAVTELARTGRSFDVPFRIRTGNAVRHLRAVAEAVSGTDGTVVEVHGFVQDLTAQRSAELALVDSERAILVQRGVLDAERALAARLQHALLPLPSNPVQLHGLHVEVAYLPAQTGVHVGGDWFSAIELPDEAALFVVGDVAGHGVDAVATMAQLRFTAKGMVSTGSSLTGALARLNFLLLHSRDAQSTATLVLARYDPAERRLAWAQAGHPPPLLVRGGRAYRLDRPAGMLLGASANPVYESAEFQLEPGDRLLLYTDGLVERLGEDIDAGLDRLAAAALAAGPASLDDLLAAMLTGERRDDVCVLDIRVPVEGEEQPPPRAVSHR from the coding sequence GTGACGAGCGAGTACGTGCCTGCCGTGGACTCCGGTGCCGTCGCCGAGCCGGCGGCCCTGGCCAGGATCGTGTCCAGGCAGCGCGCCGAGCTGGACCGGCTGCGGGAGTCGGCCGCCACTTCCGCGGTGGTGGAGCGTGCCAAGGGTGCTCTGATGGCCACCGCGGGCTGCTCCCCCGACGCCGCGCACGAGGCGCTGGCGCAACGGGCCGAGGCCGGGAACCGCACGCTGCTGGAGGAGTGCTGGCTCACCCTCGGCGCCCTGATGCCCACCCCGCCCGCCGCCACGGCCCCCGCCCCCGAACCGCTCGCCCCCAACCCGTCTCCCGGGGCGCCCGCCCCGACCGGGACCGCCGAGGTCCTCAGCCGCCTCGGCAGGGCCCTGCTGCACGTCGGCTCCCGGCAGGAACTGGCCGAGGTGCTCCACGAGCACCTGGCACCCCGGATCGACGCCGACGCGGTGCTGCTCTACCGGCGGCTGCCCAGCGGCGGGCTCGAACTCGCCGGGCACGCGGGCCTCGACGCCACGCTCGCCACCCGGTGGCACAAGGTGCCGCCGCTGCGGGGTATCGCCCCCCTGGAGGTGCTGACGGCGGGCGAGCCGCTCTGGCTGGAGCACTTCGCCGAGGACCGGCAGGTGTACCAGCTCATCGACGAGCCGCCCGGGCACTGGCGGTCCCGGGCCTGGGTACCGGTCACGGCGGACACGGTCCTCGGGGTACTGCGTCGCCCCGAGGCCGCCTTCGGACAGGCGGACCGTGAGCTGCTGCAGTCGGTCGCCCGGCTCGTCGCCGGCCACCTCGGCGTCCCCGCGGCGCCGGTGACCTCGGACCTCGCCACGGCGGTGCAGCCGGTCCTCGACGCCCTGCCGGGAGCCACGGTCCTGCTGGTCCCGCTGCGCACCGCCGCCGGGGAGGTGGAGGACTACCGCATCGAGGCTGCCACTCCGGGGGCCGTCGACATCCTGGGCCGCACCGGCCGGGAGCTGATCGGCTCGCACGTCCTGGAGAGCTATCCCTCCGTCGCCGGCGAGTCGCTCTGGCAGGCCTACCTGAAGGTGCTCGCCGGAGGCGAGCCGTACGAGGGCGAGCCGTTCGTCTACGAGGAGATCGTCGCGGGGGTGACCGTGACGGCCACCTACTCGGTGCGCGCGGCGCGGCTCGGCGACGGGCTGCTGGTGACCTGGCTGCGGCACGACACCGAGGAGCGGCAGGAGCAGCGGCTGGCGGAGCTGCAGCGGCTGGGCAACCTCGGCTGGGCGAACTGGAACCTGGTCACCCGCCAGGTCAACTGGTCGTCCCAGGTGTACACCATCCTGGGCCGCGACCCGGGACGCGGCGCGGTGCCGCTGGACCTGCTGCCGGACCTGGTACTTCCCGAGGACGCCCACGCGCTGGCCCGGGCCGTCACCGAACTCGCCCGTACCGGCCGGTCGTTCGACGTGCCGTTCCGGATCAGGACCGGGAACGCGGTACGGCATCTGAGGGCGGTCGCGGAAGCGGTGAGCGGCACGGACGGGACGGTCGTCGAGGTGCACGGCTTCGTGCAGGACCTCACCGCGCAGCGCAGCGCCGAGCTCGCGCTGGTGGACAGCGAACGCGCGATCCTCGTGCAGCGCGGCGTCCTGGACGCCGAGCGTGCGCTCGCCGCCCGGCTCCAGCACGCGCTGCTGCCGCTGCCCAGCAACCCGGTGCAGCTGCACGGGCTGCACGTCGAGGTCGCCTACCTGCCCGCACAGACGGGGGTGCACGTCGGCGGGGACTGGTTCAGCGCCATCGAACTGCCCGACGAGGCCGCGCTGTTCGTGGTCGGCGACGTCGCGGGCCACGGTGTCGACGCCGTCGCCACGATGGCCCAGCTGCGCTTCACCGCCAAGGGCATGGTGAGTACCGGCTCCTCGCTGACCGGTGCGCTGGCCCGGCTCAACTTCCTGCTCCTGCACTCGCGCGACGCCCAGTCCACCGCGACACTCGTCCTGGCCCGCTACGACCCCGCCGAGCGGCGTCTCGCCTGGGCCCAGGCGGGTCACCCGCCGCCGCTCCTCGTGCGCGGGGGCCGGGCCTACCGCCTCGACCGTCCGGCCGGCATGCTGCTCGGTGCGTCGGCGAATCCGGTCTACGAGTCGGCCGAGTTCCAGCTGGAGCCCGGCGACCGGCTGCTGCTGTACACCGACGGGCTGGTCGAGCGGCTGGGCGAGGACATCGACGCGGGCCTGGACCGTCTGGCGGCGGCCGCGCTCGCCGCCGGACCCGCCTCCCTGGACGACCTCCTCGCCGCGATGCTGACGGGCGAACGGCGCGACGACGTGTGCGTGCTGGACATCCGGGTGCCGGTGGAGGGCGAGGAGCAGCCGCCGCCCCGGGCGGTCAGCCACCGCTGA
- a CDS encoding Zn-ribbon domain-containing OB-fold protein: protein MYHHSTSAAQSAVGFATGVLDPAPADRAKDAIVYQRCTWCGTAMYHRLLCPVCQGSELRTERSEGTGTVRHSTVVHRNTPAARNVSLIEMAEGFVVRGRVMGPPIGIHSGDRVRLSTAKDPVRGEPVFQLLDEPYRAWS, encoded by the coding sequence GTGTACCACCACTCGACGAGCGCCGCGCAGTCGGCGGTCGGATTCGCGACGGGCGTGCTCGACCCCGCGCCCGCGGACCGCGCCAAGGACGCCATCGTCTACCAGCGCTGCACCTGGTGCGGCACCGCGATGTACCACCGGCTGCTGTGTCCCGTGTGCCAGGGCAGCGAACTGCGGACCGAGCGCAGCGAAGGCACCGGCACGGTCCGCCACTCGACGGTGGTGCACCGCAACACGCCCGCCGCGCGCAACGTCTCCCTGATCGAGATGGCCGAGGGGTTCGTGGTCCGGGGCCGGGTCATGGGCCCGCCGATCGGCATCCACAGCGGTGACCGCGTGCGGCTCTCGACGGCCAAGGACCCGGTGCGGGGCGAGCCGGTCTTCCAGCTGCTGGACGAGCCGTACCGGGCCTGGAGCTGA
- a CDS encoding PPOX class F420-dependent oxidoreductase yields MDDTSGTALDRLGSGKYLLVTSYRKDGTPVPTPVWVVRDGDALGVWTTADSFKVKRIRRRADVTVGPCDVRGNPTGDPVPATAEITDAVTTARYRGLIARKYGFSGRLVLLGSRLRRGVDGTLGIRVTLAP; encoded by the coding sequence ATGGACGACACCTCCGGTACGGCCCTGGACCGGCTCGGCAGCGGTAAGTACCTGCTGGTCACCAGCTACCGCAAGGACGGCACCCCCGTCCCGACCCCGGTGTGGGTCGTGCGGGACGGGGACGCCCTCGGCGTCTGGACGACCGCCGACTCCTTCAAGGTCAAGCGCATCCGCCGCCGCGCCGACGTCACGGTCGGCCCCTGCGATGTGCGCGGCAACCCGACCGGCGACCCCGTACCGGCCACCGCCGAGATCACCGACGCGGTCACCACCGCCCGCTACCGCGGCCTCATCGCCCGCAAGTACGGCTTCTCCGGCCGTCTCGTCCTCCTCGGCAGCAGGCTGCGCCGGGGCGTCGACGGCACGCTCGGCATCCGGGTGACCCTGGCGCCCTGA